Proteins encoded by one window of Streptomyces sp. NBC_01571:
- a CDS encoding poly-gamma-glutamate hydrolase family protein, with protein sequence METRRRTLPTALATTSALSAVTPAAATEQASNTALYANPAWTEGTDWGRRSGRHPVDDRSTTGGAPTVRSTVIAPHGGGIEGGTSELCLATAGYDPADLSPTPPAGPVHDFWMFEGLMRSGNSALHVTSTHCDDTVARSLCADSLNVLSLHGCRPEQAGLEPGAAAVLVGGLNPAFRQYLVEEFTAAGIRAVTASGEQEIAGISPDNICNRTLLGMGAQLEMTTALRAAMFADGKNTLADRATHLLPFFWTFVDATRRAIERVEAGQAARSQRCRV encoded by the coding sequence ATGGAGACCAGGCGCCGTACCCTTCCCACCGCGCTCGCGACGACGTCCGCCCTGAGCGCGGTCACGCCCGCGGCAGCCACCGAGCAGGCCTCGAACACGGCCCTGTACGCCAACCCCGCCTGGACGGAGGGCACGGACTGGGGCCGCCGCTCAGGACGCCACCCGGTCGACGACCGGAGCACGACGGGCGGCGCCCCCACCGTCCGCTCCACGGTCATCGCCCCGCACGGCGGCGGGATCGAAGGGGGCACCTCGGAACTCTGCCTGGCGACAGCCGGCTACGACCCCGCCGACCTCTCACCCACTCCGCCCGCCGGACCGGTCCACGACTTCTGGATGTTCGAAGGGCTGATGAGAAGCGGGAACAGCGCCCTGCATGTCACCTCCACCCACTGCGACGACACGGTCGCCCGCTCCCTGTGCGCGGACAGTCTCAACGTCCTCTCCCTGCACGGCTGCAGGCCGGAGCAGGCGGGCCTGGAACCGGGTGCCGCGGCCGTCCTCGTGGGCGGCCTCAACCCCGCCTTCCGCCAGTACCTCGTGGAGGAGTTCACCGCGGCCGGCATCCGCGCGGTGACGGCCTCGGGTGAGCAGGAGATAGCGGGCATCTCCCCGGACAACATCTGCAACCGCACCCTCCTCGGCATGGGCGCCCAGCTGGAGATGACCACGGCCCTGCGCGCCGCGATGTTCGCCGACGGCAAGAACACGCTCGCCGACCGCGCGACCCACCTTCTCCCGTTCTTCTGGACCTTCGTCGACGCGACCCGCAGGGCGATCGAGCGGGTGGAGGCGGGACAGGCGGCCCGAAGCCAGCGGTGTCGAGTGTGA
- a CDS encoding WXG100 family type VII secretion target: protein MGDRTVHQGGPKDLRASHEDLTRLAGDLDDMRDHLDQQVKRMDSIVDRVEAGWRGPAATAYREFHRAATEDTVRIREVMKHLEQAVRLSRDGFTEQELAVVEQMRRIRVDVGSEVDRLSTPNPDAASPIPPARLGSGLDAL from the coding sequence GTGGGAGACCGTACGGTCCACCAGGGCGGCCCAAAGGATCTGCGAGCATCCCACGAGGACCTCACCAGGCTCGCCGGCGACCTGGACGACATGCGGGACCACCTGGACCAGCAGGTCAAGCGCATGGACTCGATCGTCGACCGCGTCGAGGCGGGCTGGCGGGGCCCGGCGGCGACGGCGTACCGCGAGTTCCACCGGGCGGCGACCGAGGACACGGTACGCATCCGCGAAGTGATGAAGCACCTGGAACAGGCCGTTCGGCTGAGCCGGGACGGCTTCACGGAACAGGAACTGGCCGTGGTCGAGCAGATGCGCCGGATCCGGGTGGACGTCGGCAGCGAGGTCGACCGCCTCTCCACACCGAACCCGGACGCCGCGTCGCCGATCCCACCCGCGCGCCTGGGCAGCGGCCTGGACGCCCTCTGA
- a CDS encoding DUF6716 putative glycosyltransferase: MPASTRKSLRVAVLADSDTRWKWGSLTANRISTTETSNTDIQESDLRLDGYLLRGRATPTARQLEEVGVRADSLREVTAVEFLRAMERERYDVLVLALVGGAVQAVLHGLAHLWEGSTERPVVVTGYVGVVYEKLADGLLLRHGADLVLANSRQDADRFRDVYQGVGADASSVTEVALPFLGGAAYSKNDPYTVVFAAQPSVPESRKDRTYLLDRLIAHARLHPDREVLLKLRSKPGEHTTHIEELPYQKLAQKTDLPANFRLVYGHMGEVLDRTDLLVTVSSTAALESLHRRIPTVVLSDLGVRESLGNHHFVGSGCLASWDQLDAGHQPAPDPAWVARQGVAADGSYETAFDEARTRIAELLAGPGLPPLTPYYTPVTAPGYLPGILARHHLAPDGSPLPGAPTADKDPSPVRQIVRRAARGAYRHGVQRVAPVIRRMGEL; encoded by the coding sequence GTGCCAGCAAGTACCAGGAAGTCCCTGCGGGTCGCCGTTCTCGCGGATTCCGACACACGGTGGAAATGGGGTTCGCTCACCGCGAACCGTATATCCACGACTGAAACGTCCAATACGGACATTCAGGAGTCGGACCTCCGTCTCGACGGCTATCTCCTGCGTGGCCGTGCCACTCCCACCGCCCGCCAGCTCGAAGAGGTCGGCGTCCGCGCGGATTCGCTCCGCGAAGTGACCGCCGTCGAATTCCTGCGCGCCATGGAGCGGGAGCGGTACGACGTCCTGGTCCTCGCCCTCGTCGGCGGCGCCGTCCAGGCGGTGCTGCACGGCCTGGCCCACCTCTGGGAGGGGAGCACGGAGCGGCCCGTGGTCGTCACCGGCTATGTCGGTGTCGTCTACGAGAAGCTCGCCGACGGCCTGCTGCTGCGGCACGGCGCGGACCTGGTCCTCGCCAACTCGCGCCAGGACGCGGACCGCTTCCGGGACGTGTACCAGGGAGTGGGCGCCGACGCCTCGTCCGTGACGGAGGTGGCGCTGCCCTTCCTCGGCGGGGCCGCCTACAGCAAGAACGACCCGTACACGGTCGTCTTCGCCGCCCAGCCCTCCGTGCCGGAGAGCCGCAAGGACCGTACGTACCTGCTGGACCGGCTGATCGCCCACGCCCGTCTGCACCCCGACCGCGAGGTGCTGCTGAAGCTGCGCTCCAAGCCGGGCGAGCACACCACGCACATCGAGGAGCTGCCCTACCAGAAGCTGGCGCAGAAGACCGATCTGCCCGCCAACTTCCGCCTGGTGTACGGACACATGGGCGAGGTGCTCGACCGCACCGACCTGCTGGTCACCGTCAGCTCCACGGCGGCCCTGGAGTCCCTGCACCGCCGTATCCCCACCGTCGTCCTCAGCGACCTCGGGGTGCGCGAGTCCCTCGGCAACCACCACTTCGTGGGCTCCGGCTGCCTCGCCTCCTGGGACCAGCTCGACGCCGGACACCAGCCGGCGCCCGATCCGGCGTGGGTGGCCCGGCAGGGCGTGGCCGCCGACGGCTCGTACGAGACGGCCTTCGACGAGGCACGCACCCGCATCGCCGAACTGCTCGCGGGCCCCGGGCTGCCGCCCCTGACCCCCTACTACACACCGGTCACCGCGCCCGGCTACCTCCCCGGGATCCTCGCCCGCCACCACCTGGCCCCGGACGGCAGCCCGCTGCCCGGCGCCCCCACGGCCGACAAGGACCCCAGCCCCGTACGGCAGATCGTGCGCCGGGCGGCCCGCGGTGCCTACCGCCACGGAGTGCAGCGCGTGGCTCCGGTGATCCGGCGGATGGGGGAGCTGTGA
- a CDS encoding BMP family protein — MAVTVIALAAVGCGKSSTDTGGDSKKSSSGYAGKGIGLAYDIGGKGDQSFNDAAFAGFQKAEAEFKIGGRDIEPQDGESDADKVQRLEQLAKSGYNPVIGVGFVYAPAIKEVAAKYPKITFGIIDDEQDKAANIADLVFHEEQSSYLAGVAAAKATKKNHIGFIGGVDIPLIHKFEAGFDQGAKSVNPKIKIESQYLTQTPQEGGFASPDKGKDAAAGQIEKGADVLYHAAGLSGQGVISQAAAKKVWAIGVDSDQYAQSSLAKYKDWILGSALKNVGGAVYDLAKSVVDGKPLSGVVRGDLKSGGVGFADSNPKYKALPDVVAAVDKAKQDIIDGKVTVNTNP; from the coding sequence GTGGCCGTCACGGTCATCGCCCTCGCGGCGGTCGGTTGTGGCAAGTCGAGCACCGACACGGGCGGCGACTCCAAGAAGAGCTCGTCGGGCTACGCCGGGAAGGGCATCGGTCTCGCGTACGACATCGGCGGCAAGGGCGACCAGTCGTTCAACGACGCCGCGTTCGCCGGTTTCCAGAAGGCCGAGGCGGAGTTCAAGATCGGCGGCCGGGACATCGAGCCGCAGGACGGCGAGTCCGACGCCGACAAGGTGCAGCGCCTGGAGCAGCTGGCCAAGTCGGGCTACAACCCGGTGATCGGCGTCGGCTTCGTCTACGCCCCGGCGATCAAGGAAGTCGCGGCCAAGTACCCGAAGATCACCTTCGGCATCATCGACGACGAGCAGGACAAGGCGGCCAACATCGCCGACCTGGTCTTCCACGAGGAGCAGTCGTCGTACCTCGCGGGTGTCGCGGCGGCGAAGGCCACGAAGAAGAACCACATCGGCTTCATCGGCGGCGTGGACATCCCGCTGATCCACAAGTTCGAGGCGGGCTTCGACCAGGGTGCCAAGTCGGTCAACCCGAAGATCAAGATCGAGTCGCAGTACCTGACGCAGACCCCCCAGGAGGGTGGCTTCGCCAGCCCCGACAAGGGCAAGGACGCGGCGGCCGGTCAGATCGAGAAGGGTGCCGACGTGCTGTACCACGCGGCCGGCCTGTCCGGTCAGGGCGTGATCTCCCAGGCCGCCGCCAAGAAGGTGTGGGCCATCGGCGTCGACTCCGACCAGTACGCGCAGAGCTCGCTGGCCAAGTACAAGGACTGGATCCTCGGTTCGGCCCTGAAGAACGTCGGCGGCGCCGTGTACGACCTGGCCAAGTCCGTCGTCGACGGCAAGCCGCTGAGCGGCGTCGTGCGCGGTGACCTGAAGTCGGGCGGCGTGGGCTTCGCCGACTCCAACCCGAAGTACAAGGCCCTGCCGGACGTCGTCGCGGCGGTCGACAAGGCCAAGCAGGACATCATCGACGGCAAGGTCACCGTCAACACGAACCCGTGA
- a CDS encoding N-acetylneuraminate synthase family protein translates to MSNSRLRTFGSKTAGPGQPVYVVGEIGINHNGELENAFKLIDAAAEAGCDAVKFQKRTPEICTPRDQWDIERDTPWGRMTYIDYRHRVEFGEDEYRQIDEYAKSKNIDWFASPWDTEAVAFLEKFDVPAHKVASASLTDDELLRALRATGRTVILSTGMSTPKQIRHAVEVLGSDNILMCHATSTYPAQAEELNLRVINTLQAEYPNVPIGYSGHETGLQTTLAAVALGATFVERHITLDRAMWGSDQAASVEPQGLTRLVRDIRTIEASLGDGVKKVYESELGPMKKLRRVTGVVAESEIAAAAGEPVSV, encoded by the coding sequence ATGAGCAACTCCCGTCTGCGCACCTTCGGTTCGAAGACCGCCGGCCCCGGCCAGCCTGTCTACGTCGTCGGCGAGATCGGCATCAACCACAACGGCGAGCTCGAGAACGCCTTCAAGCTGATCGACGCCGCCGCCGAGGCCGGCTGCGACGCCGTCAAGTTCCAGAAGCGCACCCCGGAGATCTGCACCCCGCGCGACCAGTGGGACATCGAGCGCGACACCCCCTGGGGCCGCATGACCTACATCGACTACCGCCACCGCGTGGAGTTCGGTGAGGACGAGTACCGCCAGATCGACGAGTACGCCAAGAGCAAGAACATCGACTGGTTCGCCTCCCCGTGGGACACCGAGGCCGTCGCCTTCCTGGAGAAGTTCGACGTCCCGGCCCACAAGGTCGCCTCCGCGTCGCTGACCGACGACGAGCTGCTCCGCGCCCTGCGCGCCACCGGCCGCACGGTCATCCTCTCCACCGGCATGTCGACGCCGAAGCAGATCCGCCACGCGGTCGAGGTCCTCGGCAGCGACAACATCCTGATGTGCCACGCCACGTCGACCTACCCGGCGCAGGCCGAGGAGCTCAACCTCCGCGTCATCAACACCCTCCAGGCCGAGTACCCGAACGTTCCGATCGGCTACTCCGGTCACGAGACGGGCCTGCAGACCACCCTCGCCGCGGTCGCCCTCGGCGCCACCTTCGTCGAGCGTCACATCACCCTGGACCGCGCGATGTGGGGCTCCGACCAGGCCGCCTCCGTCGAGCCGCAGGGCCTCACCCGCCTCGTCCGCGACATCCGCACCATCGAGGCCTCCCTCGGTGACGGTGTCAAGAAGGTCTACGAGTCCGAGCTCGGCCCGATGAAGAAGCTGCGCCGCGTCACCGGCGTCGTCGCCGAGTCGGAGATCGCCGCCGCCGCGGGCGAGCCGGTCTCGGTCTGA
- a CDS encoding BMP family protein, translating into MRRVSRIAVAGVATASLAVALSACGGSSTDASSGGSAKGKGIGLAYDIGGKGDQSFNDAAFAGFQKAEKDLKIGGRDIEPQDGESDADKVQRLEQLAKSGYNPVIGVGFVYAPAIKEVAAKYPKITFGIIDDDQDKAANVADMVFHEEEASYLAGVAAAKATKKDHIGFIGGVDIPLIHKFQAGYVQGAKSVNPKIKIESQYLTQTPQEGGFASPDKGKDAAEGQIDAGADVLYAAAGLSGQGVIQSAASHKVWAIGVDSDQYKQDALAKYKDYILTSATKDVAGAVFNLAKSVQDGKPATGVVRASLATGGVGLADSNPTFKNNADLQAALKKAEAGIKDGSIKVKTS; encoded by the coding sequence ATGCGCCGGGTGTCCCGAATCGCGGTTGCGGGCGTTGCAACCGCATCCCTCGCCGTTGCTCTCTCCGCCTGTGGCGGCTCGTCCACCGACGCCTCCAGTGGCGGCTCGGCCAAGGGTAAGGGCATCGGTCTCGCGTACGACATCGGCGGCAAGGGCGACCAGTCCTTCAACGACGCCGCGTTCGCGGGTTTCCAGAAGGCCGAGAAGGACCTCAAGATCGGCGGCCGGGACATCGAGCCGCAGGACGGCGAGTCCGACGCCGACAAGGTGCAGCGCCTGGAGCAGCTGGCCAAGTCGGGCTACAACCCGGTGATCGGCGTCGGCTTCGTCTACGCCCCGGCGATCAAGGAAGTCGCGGCCAAGTACCCGAAGATCACCTTCGGCATCATCGACGACGACCAGGACAAGGCCGCGAACGTCGCCGACATGGTCTTCCACGAGGAGGAGGCCTCCTACCTGGCGGGCGTGGCCGCGGCCAAGGCCACCAAGAAGGACCACATCGGCTTCATCGGCGGCGTGGACATCCCGCTGATCCACAAGTTCCAGGCCGGTTACGTCCAGGGTGCCAAGTCGGTCAACCCGAAGATCAAGATCGAGTCGCAGTACCTGACGCAGACCCCCCAGGAGGGTGGCTTCGCCAGCCCCGACAAGGGCAAGGACGCCGCCGAGGGCCAGATCGACGCCGGCGCCGACGTGCTCTACGCCGCCGCGGGCCTGTCGGGCCAGGGCGTCATCCAGTCCGCCGCCTCGCACAAGGTGTGGGCCATCGGCGTCGACTCCGACCAGTACAAGCAGGACGCGCTGGCCAAGTACAAGGACTACATCCTGACCTCGGCCACCAAGGACGTCGCCGGGGCGGTCTTCAACCTCGCGAAGTCGGTGCAGGACGGCAAGCCCGCCACCGGCGTCGTGCGCGCCAGCCTCGCCACCGGCGGTGTCGGCCTCGCCGACTCGAACCCGACGTTCAAGAACAACGCCGACCTGCAGGCCGCGCTGAAGAAGGCCGAGGCCGGCATCAAGGACGGCTCGATCAAGGTCAAGACCTCCTGA
- a CDS encoding ABC transporter ATP-binding protein: MVANHDIHLSVRKGTVHALVGENGAGKSTLMKILYGMQKPDEGTIAVDGEQVSFSSPADAITRGIGMVHQHFMLADNLTVLENVVLGSEKLYGIGGGARKKIKEISDRYGLNVRPDVLVESLGVAERQRVEILKVLFRGARTLILDEPTAVLVPQEVDALFDNLRELKSEGLAVIFISHKLGEVLSVADEITVIRRGTTVGTAVPSETTPRQLAEMMVGSELPTPETAESTVTDKPVIEVKGLTARASGGASLGELAEPAPGAGLVTEDKAETAGAVRRVLDDVTFTIHAGEVMGIAGVEGNGQTELIDALIGLKHADSGTVSFLGEEITGWPTRKRREQGIGYIPEDRHRHGLLLESPLWENRILGHVTESPNAKGFWLDIKGAQEDTRRIVKEYDVRTPSIDVTAASLSGGNQQKLIVGREMSHKPRFLIAAHPTRGVDVGAQAAIWDQIREARREGLAVLLISADLDELIGLSDTLRVIYNGRLVADADPATVTPEELGSAMTGAASGHLEHVAESAAPEDEAR, translated from the coding sequence GTGGTGGCCAACCACGACATCCATCTGAGCGTCCGCAAAGGTACGGTCCACGCCCTCGTCGGCGAGAACGGTGCCGGCAAGTCGACGCTGATGAAGATCCTCTACGGCATGCAGAAGCCGGACGAGGGCACGATCGCCGTCGACGGTGAGCAGGTCAGCTTCTCGTCGCCCGCCGACGCCATCACGCGCGGCATCGGCATGGTCCACCAGCACTTCATGCTCGCCGACAACCTCACCGTCCTGGAGAACGTCGTCCTGGGCAGCGAGAAGCTGTACGGCATCGGCGGCGGCGCCCGTAAGAAGATCAAGGAGATCTCCGACCGGTACGGGCTGAACGTCCGCCCGGACGTGCTCGTCGAGAGCCTCGGCGTGGCCGAGCGGCAGCGCGTCGAGATCCTCAAGGTCCTCTTCCGCGGCGCCCGCACCCTGATCCTGGACGAGCCCACCGCCGTACTGGTGCCGCAGGAGGTCGACGCACTCTTCGACAACCTGCGCGAGCTCAAGTCCGAGGGCCTGGCCGTCATCTTCATCTCGCACAAGCTGGGCGAGGTCCTGTCGGTGGCCGACGAGATCACGGTCATCCGGCGCGGCACGACGGTCGGTACCGCCGTTCCGTCCGAGACCACCCCCCGCCAGCTCGCCGAGATGATGGTCGGCAGTGAGCTGCCGACCCCGGAGACCGCCGAGTCGACCGTCACGGACAAGCCGGTGATCGAGGTCAAGGGCCTCACCGCCCGCGCCAGCGGCGGCGCCTCCCTCGGCGAGCTCGCCGAGCCGGCCCCGGGCGCCGGTCTGGTCACGGAGGACAAGGCCGAGACCGCCGGCGCGGTGCGACGCGTCCTCGACGACGTCACCTTCACCATCCACGCGGGCGAGGTCATGGGCATCGCCGGCGTCGAGGGCAACGGTCAGACCGAGCTCATCGACGCGCTGATCGGCCTCAAGCACGCCGACTCGGGCACCGTGTCCTTCCTCGGCGAGGAGATCACCGGCTGGCCCACCCGCAAGCGCCGCGAGCAGGGCATCGGCTACATCCCCGAGGACCGCCACCGCCACGGCCTGCTGCTGGAGTCCCCCCTCTGGGAGAACCGCATCCTCGGCCATGTCACCGAGAGCCCCAACGCCAAGGGGTTCTGGCTCGACATCAAGGGCGCCCAGGAGGACACCAGGCGGATCGTCAAGGAGTACGACGTCCGTACCCCCAGCATCGACGTCACCGCCGCCTCCCTCTCCGGCGGCAACCAGCAGAAGCTGATCGTCGGCCGCGAGATGAGCCACAAGCCGCGCTTCCTGATCGCCGCCCACCCCACCCGTGGTGTGGACGTCGGCGCGCAGGCGGCGATCTGGGACCAGATCCGCGAGGCCCGCCGCGAAGGCCTGGCCGTGCTGCTGATCTCGGCCGACCTGGACGAGCTGATCGGCCTGTCCGACACCCTCAGGGTGATCTACAACGGCAGGCTCGTGGCGGACGCCGACCCGGCGACCGTCACCCCGGAGGAACTCGGCTCGGCCATGACCGGCGCCGCCTCCGGACACCTGGAGCACGTAGCGGAAAGCGCCGCCCCGGAGGACGAGGCCCGATGA
- a CDS encoding N-acylneuraminate cytidylyltransferase produces the protein MTNSEAGRPAPVRRVLAVIPARGGSKGVPAKNLLPVGGVPLVARAVRECRAARLVTDVVVSTDDQAIAAAARQAGAEVVLRPAAIAGDTATSEAAVLHAMDAHEALHGSPVDVVLLVQCTSPFIVREDVDGVVNAIVANGADTALTVAPFHGFVWRDGDDEPAVPVAVDAERAAVAGGTDTLVTDTGTSGGYGINHDKSFRPRRQDRPQDLLETGAVYAMEADGFRVAKHRFFGRTELVRTDPARVLEIDDPHDLARARALAPLFDANRPGALPTAADIDAVVLDFDGTQTDDRVLIDSDGREFVSVHRGDGLGIAALRKSGLTMLILSTEQNPVVAARARKLKIPVLHGIDRKDLALKQWCEEQGIAPERVLYVGNDVNDLPCFALVGWPVAVASAHDVVRGAARAVTTVPGGDGAIREIASWILGPSLDSLDK, from the coding sequence ATGACCAACTCGGAAGCGGGCCGACCGGCGCCGGTGCGCCGCGTGCTCGCGGTGATCCCCGCGCGCGGCGGCTCCAAGGGCGTCCCCGCGAAGAACCTCCTCCCGGTCGGCGGCGTACCGCTGGTGGCCCGCGCGGTGCGCGAGTGCCGCGCCGCCCGCCTGGTGACGGACGTCGTCGTCTCCACCGACGACCAGGCCATCGCGGCCGCCGCCCGCCAGGCCGGTGCCGAGGTCGTCCTGCGCCCCGCCGCCATCGCCGGTGACACCGCCACCTCCGAGGCCGCCGTCCTGCACGCCATGGACGCCCACGAGGCGCTGCACGGCTCCCCGGTCGACGTGGTGCTGCTCGTCCAGTGCACCAGCCCGTTCATCGTCCGCGAGGACGTGGACGGCGTCGTGAACGCGATCGTCGCGAACGGCGCGGACACGGCGCTGACCGTGGCCCCGTTCCACGGCTTCGTGTGGCGCGACGGCGACGACGAGCCCGCCGTCCCGGTGGCCGTCGACGCCGAGCGTGCCGCCGTCGCGGGCGGCACCGACACCCTGGTCACGGACACCGGCACCAGCGGCGGCTACGGCATCAACCACGACAAGTCCTTCCGCCCGCGCCGGCAGGACCGCCCCCAGGACCTCCTGGAGACCGGTGCCGTCTACGCCATGGAGGCCGACGGCTTCCGTGTCGCGAAGCACCGCTTCTTCGGCCGCACCGAACTCGTGCGCACCGACCCGGCCCGCGTGCTGGAGATCGACGACCCGCACGACCTCGCCCGCGCCCGGGCCCTCGCGCCGCTCTTCGACGCGAACCGGCCCGGCGCCCTCCCGACCGCCGCCGACATCGACGCGGTCGTCCTCGACTTCGACGGCACCCAGACCGACGACAGGGTGCTGATCGACTCCGACGGACGGGAGTTCGTCTCCGTGCACCGCGGGGACGGACTCGGTATCGCCGCCCTCCGCAAGAGCGGACTGACGATGCTGATCCTGTCCACGGAACAGAACCCGGTCGTCGCCGCCCGGGCCCGGAAGCTCAAGATCCCGGTCCTGCACGGCATCGACCGGAAAGACCTCGCGCTGAAGCAGTGGTGCGAGGAGCAGGGCATCGCGCCTGAGCGCGTGCTCTACGTCGGCAACGACGTCAACGACCTCCCGTGCTTCGCCCTCGTGGGCTGGCCCGTGGCGGTCGCGAGCGCCCACGACGTCGTGCGCGGCGCCGCACGCGCGGTCACCACCGTCCCCGGCGGCGACGGCGCGATCCGAGAGATCGCCAGCTGGATCCTCGGCCCTTCTCTCGACTCCCTCGACAAGTAA
- a CDS encoding M20 family metallopeptidase: MSREYEADVPGGATLPGTLPDVLRAELIAFRRDMHMHPELGNHEFRTTAALKARLEQAGLKPRVLDIGTGLICDIGIDGSGEQDGEVDGGRGMLALRADIDALPIPDTKSDCAYRSTVPDRAHACGHDVHTTVVLGAGLVLAELHRQGLLPHPVRLIFQPAEEVLPGGAPDAIESGVLDGVGRIIGVHCDPKVDAGRIGLRHGPITSACDRLEVSLDGAGGHTARPHLTTDLVTAAARVVTDVPSLVARRVDARSGLAVTWGRIESGHACNVIPQHAELSGTVRCLDLEAWRQAPDLVHEAIDEIANLYRAKSEINYIRGVPPVVNDPAVTELLHDAMTSRRGPYSVEDTEQSLGGEDFSWYLEHVPGAMARLGVRTPGERTTRDLHRGDFDADESAITVGVELFTAAALLDAIR, translated from the coding sequence ATGTCCCGAGAGTACGAGGCCGATGTTCCCGGGGGAGCAACGCTCCCCGGCACCCTGCCCGACGTCCTGCGTGCGGAGCTGATCGCGTTCCGGCGCGACATGCACATGCACCCGGAGCTCGGCAACCACGAGTTCCGCACCACCGCGGCACTCAAGGCTCGTCTGGAGCAGGCGGGCCTCAAGCCCCGCGTGCTCGACATCGGGACCGGGCTCATCTGTGACATCGGGATCGACGGGAGCGGCGAACAGGACGGCGAGGTCGACGGCGGACGCGGCATGCTCGCCCTGCGCGCAGACATCGACGCCCTGCCCATCCCGGACACGAAGAGTGACTGCGCGTACCGCTCGACCGTGCCCGACCGCGCGCACGCCTGCGGCCACGACGTGCACACGACCGTCGTCCTCGGCGCCGGGCTCGTCCTCGCCGAGCTGCACCGCCAGGGGCTCCTGCCGCATCCCGTACGGCTGATCTTCCAGCCCGCCGAAGAGGTCCTGCCCGGGGGCGCGCCCGACGCCATCGAGTCCGGGGTGCTGGACGGCGTGGGGCGGATCATCGGTGTGCACTGCGACCCGAAGGTCGACGCCGGGCGGATCGGACTGCGCCACGGCCCCATCACCTCCGCCTGCGACCGGCTGGAGGTCTCACTCGACGGCGCCGGCGGCCACACCGCGCGCCCCCACCTCACCACCGACCTCGTCACCGCCGCCGCGCGCGTCGTCACCGACGTGCCGTCCCTCGTCGCCCGGCGGGTGGACGCCCGCAGCGGACTCGCGGTGACCTGGGGACGGATCGAGTCCGGGCACGCCTGCAACGTCATCCCGCAGCACGCCGAGCTCTCCGGGACCGTACGCTGCCTCGATCTGGAGGCCTGGCGGCAGGCGCCCGACCTGGTGCACGAGGCCATCGACGAGATCGCGAACCTGTACCGCGCCAAGAGCGAGATCAACTACATCCGGGGCGTCCCGCCGGTCGTCAACGACCCGGCGGTCACGGAGCTCCTCCACGACGCCATGACCTCGCGGCGCGGCCCGTACTCCGTCGAGGACACCGAGCAGAGCCTCGGCGGCGAGGACTTCTCCTGGTACCTGGAGCACGTGCCCGGCGCCATGGCCCGCCTCGGCGTCCGCACACCGGGCGAGCGCACCACCCGCGACCTGCACCGCGGCGACTTCGACGCGGACGAGTCGGCCATCACGGTCGGGGTCGAGCTCTTCACCGCGGCGGCCCTGCTGGACGCGATCCGCTAG
- a CDS encoding WXG100 family type VII secretion target — MQPGDATDDHIAVSFTTLHEAAAELEDVLRKLNGRLDPLYDRAVPVVLSWEGEAREVFVDKLDEWDRSAQDLQAAQKWLHTYVTAGHTVYAAAHRAVLRGWGAG, encoded by the coding sequence ATGCAGCCTGGAGATGCCACCGACGACCACATAGCCGTCTCCTTCACCACCCTTCACGAGGCGGCCGCCGAGCTCGAGGACGTCCTCAGGAAGCTCAACGGCAGACTGGACCCCCTCTACGACCGCGCCGTCCCCGTCGTCCTGTCCTGGGAAGGCGAGGCCCGAGAGGTCTTCGTCGACAAACTCGACGAGTGGGACCGCTCGGCGCAGGACCTGCAGGCGGCACAGAAGTGGCTGCACACGTACGTGACCGCCGGCCACACCGTCTATGCGGCGGCACATCGGGCGGTGCTGCGGGGTTGGGGGGCGGGCTGA